In Electrophorus electricus isolate fEleEle1 chromosome 6, fEleEle1.pri, whole genome shotgun sequence, a single genomic region encodes these proteins:
- the LOC113592042 gene encoding proteasome subunit beta type-6-like, protein MAAYVTQNRVEMFSRPNDKFPNWESQEVSTGTTIMAVEFDDGVVIGADSRTTTGAYIANRVTDKLTPIHDRIFCCRSGSAADTQAVADAVSYQLGFHSIELDEPPLVQTAANLFKQMCYRYREELMAGIIVAGWDKRRGGQVYTVPMGGMLVRQPVSVGGSGSSYIYGFIDSNYRSGMSKEECLRFTAEALALAMERDGSSGGVARLAAITEAGLERTVILGNQLPTFFSA, encoded by the exons ATGGCGGCTTACGTGACACAGAACCGGGTCGAGATGTTTTCTCGTCCCAACGATAAGTTTCCAAATTGGGAAAGCCAAGAAGTCAGCACTGGG ACTACCATTATGGCAGTGGAGTTTGATGATGGGGTGGTGATTGGTGCGGACTCCCGTACAACAACAGG AGCCTACATCGCTAATAGGGTTACGGATAAGCTTACCCCTATTCATGACCGCATCTTCTGCTGCCGATCTGGATCTGCAGCTGATACTCAGGCCGTTGCTGATGCTGTCAGCTACCAGCTCGGCTTTCACAG TATCGAGTTGGATGAGCCCCCATTGGTGCAGACAGCTGCCAATCTGTTTAAACAGATGTGCTACAGGTACAGGGAGGAACTGATGGCTGGCATCATCGTAGCAGGCTGGGACAAGCGAAGGGGTGGACAG GTATACACTGTCCCTATGGGTGGGATGTTGGTGAGACAGCCTGTCTCAGTGGGAGGCTCAGGAAGTTCGTACATCTACGGCTTCATCGACTCCAACTACAGGTCGGGGATGTCCAAGGAGGAGTGTCTGCGCTTCACAGCCGAGG CCTTGGCCCTGGCTATGGAACGGGATGGCTCCTCTGGGGGTGTGGCCAGACTGGCAGCCATCACAGAGGCTGGGCTTGAGCGCACTGTCATTCTGGGGAACCAGCTACCCACGTTCTTCAGCGCCTAG